The following proteins come from a genomic window of Trifolium pratense cultivar HEN17-A07 linkage group LG4, ARS_RC_1.1, whole genome shotgun sequence:
- the LOC123923992 gene encoding lysine histidine transporter 1-like — protein MVGAGVLSLPYAMSELGWGPGVILLTMSWIITFYTLWQMVEMHEMVPGKRFDRYHELGQHVFGEKLGLYIVVPQQLVVAVGLNIVYMVTGGKSLQKVHELLCTDCKDIRLTFFIMIFGSVHFLLSHLPNLNSVSGVSLAAAIMSISYSVIAWAASANKGIAHDVDYGFRSKTTAGTVFGFFDGLGNIAFAYCGHNVVMEIQATIPSTPEKPSKRPMMKGVIVAYIIVALCYFPVALIGYWVFGNSVDDNILMSLQKPKWLVAMANIFVVIHVIGSYQVYAMTVFDMIETVMTKKMNFKPTKILRFIVRNVYVALTMLIAITFPFFGGLLGFFGGFAFAPTTYFLPCIMWLSIYKPKRYSLSWWSNYFCIVFGMLLTVLAPIGGLRSIIINCKEYKFFS, from the exons ATGGTTGGAGCTGGTGTTCTCAGTCTCCCTTATGCCATGTCTGAGCTTGGATG ggGTCCTGGAGTAATACTACTGACCATGTCATGGATCATCACCTTTTATACTCTATGGCAAATGGTTGAGATGCACGAAATGGTTCCGGGAAAACGTTTCGACAGATATCATGAATTGGGTCAACATGTCTTCGGCGAAAAATTAGGTCTTTATATTGTGGTGCCACAACAACTCGTCGTTGCAGTTGGATTGAATATTGTATACATGGTCACCGGAGGAAAATCGTTGCAGAAGGTCCATGAACTTCTATGTACTGATTGCAAGGACATAAGATTAACCTTCTTCATTATGATTTTCGGCTCTGTTCACTTTTTGTTGTCTCATCTTCCAAACTTAAACTCCGTTTCGGGTGTATCTTTAGCAGCAGCAATCATGTCTATAAG TTACTCTGTAATTGCTTGGGCAGCTTCTGCTAATAAGGGCATTGCACACGATGTGGATTATGGATTTAGATCTAAGACTACAGCAGGAACTGTCTTTGGCTTCTTCGATGGCCTTGGCAATATCGCTTTTGCCTATTGCGGACACAATGTGGTTATGGAAATTCAAGCAACAATTCCATCTACACCAGAAAAGCCGTCAAAGCGTCCTATGATGAAAGGAGTGATCGTTGCCTACATAATTGTGGCTTTGTGTTACTTTCCGGTTGCTCTCATTGGTTATTGGGTTTTCGGAAATAGCGTTGATGACAACATACTCATGAGTTTACAAAAACCAAAATGGCTTGTTGCAATGGCAAACATATTTGTTGTTATCCATGTTATTGGAAGTTATCAG GTTTATGCAATGACAGTGTTTGACATGATTGAAACTGTCATGACGAAGAAGATGAATTTCAAGCCTACCAAAATACTTCGTTTTATTGTTCGAAATGTGTATGTGG CATTGACAATGTTGATTGCAATTACCTTCCCGTTTTTCGGTGGTCTACTAGGATTTTTTGGAGGGTTTGCGTTTGCACCAACAACATACTTT CTACCATGCATCATGTGGCTTTCAATCTACAAACCAAAGAGATATAGCTTGTCATGGTGGTCTAATTAT TTCTGCATTGTGTTTGGGATGCTGTTGACGGTTTTGGCACCTATTGGAGGATTGAGGTCAATCATAATTAATTGCAAGGAATACAAGTTCTTCTCTTAA
- the LOC123923216 gene encoding uncharacterized protein LOC123923216: protein MDQAEFQRLLQLFPSVRSRDYTEESSSSSRQLAPGSGSRSAQEELNEWHDAWNENDKDFENQGTSKHDSFWSKLKSEAAKKVGTEEAERFCKAFQQVHKRLVNEELSLDVARNFVKAS, encoded by the exons ATGGATCAAGCTGAATTTCAACGCCTTCTCCAACTTTTCCCTTCTGTTCGTTCTCGTGATTACACT gaagaatcatcatcatcatccagaCAATTAGCACCTGGATCTGGATCTCGATCTGCACAGGAAGAG CTAAACGAATGGCATGATGCATGGAATGAAAATGATAAGGATTTTGAGAACCAAGGAACCAGCAAACATG ATTCATTTTGGAGCAAGCTGAAGTCAGAGGCTGCTAAAAAG GTTGGTACAGAAGAAGCAGAGAGATTTTGCAAGGCATTCCAACAAGTTCATAAGAGACTG GTCAATGAAGAGTTGAGTTTAGATGTTGCTCGAAACTTCGTAAAGGCATCCTAA